In the genome of Telluria beijingensis, one region contains:
- a CDS encoding methyl-accepting chemotaxis protein: MKLTNLKIGKRLALGYGLICAMLVLMIVTSNAMLGRINAGTDEIVHNRMPRIALTNRMQAEINNVAIALRNMLLTDDAADRERQVRDIMASRAAMDDILHQLKDALSNPKAADLLERMNKEAALYRTGQDAIIKHIAAGEMEAARALLSEELRPLLVRLKGATAEQTALQNEIADRAARDAEATYRSTSTLMWGLGAAALALAAAVAWLITRSITQPLGRALDVANTVAAGDLTSRIEVTSRDETGQLLQALKTMNESLARTVGTVRIGTDTIAVAAGQVAVGSQDLSSRTEQQASALEEAASSMEELTSTVRQNADNARQANVLAEAASSVAARGGAVIEQVVGTMDAIHASSAKITDIIGVIDGIAFQTNILALNAAVEAARAGEQGRGFAVVASEVRNLAQRSAAAAREIKGLIGDSSGKVADGSRLVAEAGATMVEIVDSVRRVTDIMSEIGAASLEQTEGIEQINVAVAQMDEGTQQNAALVEEAAAAAAALREQSTRLAQAVSVFRIDGEQLLAASTASVGMLAAAPASVALARPAVRPLPASRPAPRQAKAETAEWEEF; the protein is encoded by the coding sequence ATGAAACTGACCAACCTGAAAATCGGCAAGCGCCTGGCCCTGGGCTATGGCCTGATCTGCGCCATGCTGGTGCTCATGATCGTGACGAGCAATGCGATGCTGGGCCGGATCAATGCCGGCACCGACGAGATCGTCCATAACCGCATGCCGCGCATCGCGCTGACCAACCGGATGCAGGCCGAGATCAACAATGTCGCGATCGCGCTGCGCAATATGCTGCTGACCGACGATGCCGCCGACCGCGAGCGCCAGGTACGCGACATCATGGCCTCGCGTGCGGCGATGGACGACATCCTGCACCAGTTGAAGGATGCGCTGTCGAATCCGAAGGCGGCCGACCTGCTCGAGCGCATGAACAAGGAAGCGGCGCTGTACAGGACGGGCCAGGACGCCATCATCAAGCACATCGCCGCCGGCGAGATGGAAGCGGCGCGCGCCTTGCTGAGCGAAGAACTGCGGCCGCTGCTGGTGCGCCTGAAGGGCGCGACCGCCGAACAGACCGCCTTGCAGAACGAGATCGCCGACCGGGCGGCGCGCGATGCCGAGGCCACCTACCGCAGCACCAGCACGCTGATGTGGGGCCTGGGCGCGGCCGCCCTGGCGCTGGCGGCCGCGGTGGCCTGGCTGATCACCCGTTCGATCACCCAGCCCCTGGGGCGGGCGCTGGACGTCGCCAACACGGTCGCCGCGGGCGACCTGACCAGCCGCATCGAGGTTACCTCGCGCGACGAGACGGGCCAGTTGCTGCAGGCCCTGAAGACCATGAACGAAAGCCTGGCGCGCACCGTGGGCACGGTGCGCATCGGCACCGACACCATCGCGGTGGCCGCCGGCCAGGTGGCGGTCGGCAGCCAGGATCTGTCGAGCCGCACCGAGCAGCAGGCGTCGGCGCTCGAAGAAGCGGCGTCGTCGATGGAAGAGCTGACCTCGACCGTCCGCCAGAACGCCGACAATGCGCGCCAGGCCAATGTGCTGGCCGAAGCCGCGTCCAGCGTGGCGGCGCGCGGCGGCGCGGTGATCGAGCAGGTGGTGGGCACCATGGACGCCATCCACGCTTCATCGGCGAAGATCACGGACATCATCGGCGTCATCGACGGCATCGCCTTCCAGACCAATATCCTCGCGCTCAATGCGGCGGTGGAGGCGGCGCGCGCCGGCGAGCAGGGACGCGGCTTTGCCGTGGTCGCGAGCGAGGTGCGCAACCTGGCCCAGCGCTCGGCGGCGGCAGCGCGCGAGATCAAGGGCCTGATCGGCGACTCGAGCGGCAAGGTGGCCGACGGCAGCCGGCTGGTGGCCGAAGCCGGCGCCACGATGGTGGAGATCGTCGACAGCGTGCGCCGCGTGACCGACATCATGTCCGAGATCGGCGCCGCCAGCCTGGAGCAGACCGAAGGCATCGAGCAGATCAACGTGGCGGTGGCGCAGATGGACGAGGGCACCCAGCAGAACGCGGCCCTGGTCGAGGAAGCGGCGGCCGCAGCGGCGGCCCTGCGCGAGCAGTCGACCAGGCTGGCGCAGGCGGTGTCGGTGTTCCGGATCGATGGCGAGCAGTTGCTGGCGGCGTCGACCGCGTCGGTAGGAATGCTGGCAGCGGCGCCGGCGTCAGTCGCCCTGGCGCGGCCGGCGGTGCGTCCCCTTCCTGCTTCCCGGCCGGCGCCACGCCAGGCCAAGGCAGAGACGGCGGAGTGGGAAGAATTCTGA
- a CDS encoding M28 family peptidase produces MRLSLLALAAGAAVLTLSSNAHAQQPSAVSETALRAHLSFLADDLFEGRGTGQRGGLLTVRYLETQAALVGLQPIPGGGYRQKVEIEGSKLLEGSATFSAGGKTFTPVLGKDIVMGTRSGKDNVAFDAPLVFVGYGATAPEENWDDYKGLDAKGKILVMMVDDPQPTAEEPNRFAGKAYTWYGRWVYKYEEAARRGAAGVLLIHTTPSASYPWSVPANGFGNERFGLKGHGNQMEGWLHEDTARALFAAGGHDLDKLRAQAERRDFRPVDLKVAAKVALRSAIRQVEEYNVVGIVPGSDPKLKEQAVVYSSHWDHMGMAAAKPGDDPKADRIYNGAIDNASGTAALLAMAAEAVKQPAKRTQIFLWPAAEEQGLLGAAAYVAKPVWPLAQTAADLNLDSLNFVGRTRDIGVAGAERSSLYETSQQVAKAMGLKIAPAVPDLSGAYFRADHFAFAKAGVPAFNVGSAVFSGDGHFEFEHHQHASSANMKGFKDHYHQVSDEYRPEWDLSGMVQQAQFTLNLGYAVANAPAMPTWKKGEAFGSVKR; encoded by the coding sequence ATGCGACTTTCCCTTCTTGCCCTGGCGGCCGGCGCCGCCGTCCTTACCCTGTCATCGAATGCGCATGCGCAGCAGCCGTCCGCCGTTTCGGAGACCGCGCTGCGCGCGCACCTGTCGTTCCTGGCCGATGACCTGTTCGAGGGCCGCGGCACCGGGCAGCGCGGCGGTTTGCTGACGGTGCGCTATCTTGAGACCCAGGCCGCACTGGTCGGCCTGCAGCCGATTCCCGGCGGCGGCTATCGCCAGAAGGTCGAGATCGAGGGCAGCAAGCTGCTCGAAGGCAGCGCCACCTTCAGCGCCGGCGGCAAGACCTTCACGCCGGTACTCGGCAAGGACATCGTGATGGGCACCAGGAGCGGCAAGGACAACGTCGCCTTCGACGCTCCGCTGGTGTTCGTCGGCTACGGCGCCACGGCGCCGGAAGAAAACTGGGACGACTACAAGGGCCTGGACGCCAAGGGCAAGATCCTGGTCATGATGGTCGACGACCCGCAACCCACGGCCGAGGAGCCGAATCGCTTCGCCGGCAAGGCCTATACCTGGTATGGCCGCTGGGTCTACAAATATGAAGAAGCCGCGCGCCGCGGCGCCGCCGGCGTGCTGCTGATCCATACCACGCCCTCGGCCTCGTATCCGTGGAGCGTGCCGGCCAACGGCTTCGGCAACGAGCGCTTCGGCCTCAAGGGCCATGGCAACCAGATGGAAGGCTGGCTGCACGAAGACACTGCGCGCGCGTTGTTCGCCGCCGGCGGCCACGACCTCGACAAGCTGCGCGCCCAGGCCGAGCGCCGCGATTTTCGCCCGGTCGACCTGAAGGTGGCGGCCAAGGTCGCGCTGCGCTCGGCCATCCGCCAGGTCGAGGAATACAATGTGGTCGGCATCGTGCCCGGCAGCGATCCCAAGCTCAAGGAGCAGGCGGTCGTCTATTCCTCGCACTGGGACCATATGGGCATGGCCGCCGCCAAACCGGGCGACGATCCCAAGGCGGACCGCATCTACAACGGCGCGATCGACAATGCCTCGGGCACCGCGGCGCTGCTGGCGATGGCCGCCGAAGCCGTCAAGCAGCCGGCGAAGCGTACCCAGATCTTCCTGTGGCCGGCGGCCGAGGAGCAGGGCCTGCTGGGCGCCGCGGCCTACGTCGCCAAGCCGGTGTGGCCGCTGGCGCAGACCGCGGCCGACCTGAACCTGGACAGCCTCAACTTCGTCGGCCGCACCAGGGACATCGGCGTGGCCGGCGCCGAGCGCAGCTCGCTGTACGAGACGTCGCAGCAGGTGGCGAAAGCGATGGGCCTGAAGATCGCGCCGGCCGTGCCCGACCTGTCGGGCGCCTACTTCCGCGCCGACCACTTCGCCTTCGCCAAGGCCGGCGTGCCGGCCTTTAATGTCGGTTCGGCCGTGTTCTCGGGCGACGGCCACTTCGAGTTCGAGCACCACCAGCACGCGTCGAGCGCCAACATGAAAGGCTTCAAGGACCACTACCACCAGGTCAGCGACGAATACCGTCCCGAATGGGACCTGTCGGGCATGGTGCAGCAGGCCCAGTTCACGCTCAACCTCGGCTACGCGGTCGCCAATGCGCCGGCCATGCCGACCTGGAAGAAGGGCGAAGCCTTCGGCAGCGTGAAGCGCTGA
- a CDS encoding GNAT family N-acetyltransferase, translating into MIIRRLDPRTIADLRPQLATLLLDAVADGHSLGFLNGLDQDQLDAYWQGVADEVGAGRRVLLAALRDGVLVGSAQLDLCLKPNGLNRAEVQKVLVHCTERRQGIGTALMQALEIEALALRRGLLFLDTAAGSEAEELYRKSGYQRVGELPDYACTPNGRWHPTAIYYKTLFPRHRA; encoded by the coding sequence ATGATCATCCGCCGACTCGACCCGCGCACCATCGCCGACCTCAGGCCGCAACTGGCCACGCTGCTGCTCGACGCCGTCGCCGATGGCCATTCGCTGGGCTTTCTCAACGGGCTCGACCAGGACCAGCTGGATGCCTACTGGCAGGGCGTGGCGGACGAGGTCGGCGCCGGGCGGCGCGTGCTGCTGGCGGCCCTGCGCGATGGCGTCCTGGTCGGCAGCGCCCAGCTCGACCTGTGTCTCAAGCCCAATGGCCTCAACCGCGCCGAGGTGCAGAAGGTGCTGGTGCATTGCACCGAGCGCCGCCAGGGCATTGGCACCGCCCTGATGCAGGCGCTCGAGATCGAGGCGCTGGCCCTGCGCCGCGGCCTGCTGTTCCTGGACACGGCGGCCGGTTCCGAGGCCGAGGAGCTGTACCGCAAGAGCGGCTACCAGCGGGTCGGCGAACTGCCCGACTATGCCTGCACCCCGAACGGCCGCTGGCATCCGACGGCGATCTACTACAAGACCTTGTTCCCGCGCCATCGCGCCTGA
- a CDS encoding porin, with amino-acid sequence MKHKILAIALVSALPVVAHAQTSVTMYGMIDASIGVENTDAPGESSRTVVSSGTQSASRIGFRGTEDLGNGLKALFNIEAAVAADTGATNTRLFDRRAVVGLQGAFGTVTVGREYGPIAAVASASDTLGQGFYGSNLVAFGTNRLTRRLDNSVNYQSNALNGFTLRAAYGAGERNETPTQDSGDITGVSLEYANAGFYIGAGYQNKEDLPAGDSKEYAVGLGYKFGNFELRGGYMAADPEFTNGIDNKYEQMNAGVSYGFGASRVYLNYQQQEQEVGDAEGKAITLAYTYTLSKRTNVYASYAKLRNNGTGLFSLAGSGNAIAMPAGAFGSDPQVYNIGVRHSF; translated from the coding sequence ATGAAGCACAAAATTCTTGCAATCGCCCTCGTGTCGGCACTGCCGGTGGTCGCCCACGCTCAAACCAGCGTCACCATGTACGGCATGATCGATGCATCGATCGGCGTCGAGAACACCGACGCGCCAGGCGAAAGCAGCCGCACCGTCGTTTCGTCGGGCACCCAGTCGGCAAGCCGCATCGGCTTCCGCGGTACCGAAGACCTGGGCAACGGCCTGAAAGCGCTGTTCAACATCGAAGCCGCCGTCGCCGCCGATACCGGCGCCACCAACACGCGCCTGTTCGACCGCCGCGCCGTGGTCGGCCTGCAAGGCGCCTTCGGCACCGTGACCGTCGGCCGCGAATACGGCCCGATCGCCGCCGTCGCCAGCGCATCGGACACCCTGGGCCAGGGCTTCTACGGTTCGAACCTGGTTGCCTTCGGCACCAACCGCCTGACCCGCCGCCTGGACAACTCGGTCAACTACCAGAGCAATGCCTTGAACGGCTTCACCCTGCGCGCAGCCTACGGCGCGGGCGAGCGCAACGAAACCCCGACCCAGGACAGCGGCGACATCACCGGCGTGTCCCTGGAATACGCGAACGCGGGCTTCTACATCGGCGCCGGCTACCAGAACAAGGAAGACCTGCCAGCGGGCGACAGCAAGGAATACGCCGTCGGCCTGGGCTACAAGTTCGGCAACTTCGAACTGCGCGGCGGCTACATGGCTGCAGATCCTGAATTCACCAACGGCATCGACAACAAGTACGAGCAGATGAACGCCGGCGTGTCGTACGGCTTCGGCGCCAGCCGCGTCTACCTGAACTACCAGCAGCAAGAGCAGGAAGTCGGCGATGCGGAAGGCAAGGCAATCACCCTGGCCTACACCTACACCCTGTCGAAGCGCACCAACGTGTACGCGTCGTACGCCAAGCTGCGCAACAACGGCACCGGCCTGTTCTCGCTGGCCGGTTCGGGCAACGCGATCGCCATGCCTGCCGGCGCCTTCGGCTCGGACCCACAGGTGTACAACATCGGCGTGCGTCACTCGTTCTAA
- a CDS encoding methyl-accepting chemotaxis protein has translation MKLADLSIGKRLALGFGIVAFMLVLISALGNASILRLNNGTRDIVEHRLPAIEMSNRVETQISTIAIAMRNMLLNADPADRRQQAAIIDAARVALGTTLSEIEPTLMAHPESIGILRRMEAASASYLAGVDGLVRLLDAGQDEQARAYLLDELRPRLGILKEATGAELALQKAFSEAAARDAAATYASTIRQTWGLGLLALALAAAIAIWITRSITRPVARALEVANTVAAGDLTSRIEVTARDETGQLLQALKTMNASLARTVGAVRSGTDAIAVAAGQVAAGSQDLSSRTEQQAGALEETASSMEELTSTVRQNADNARQATVLAASASGVAARGGDVIHQVVDTMDAIQASSSKIGDIIGVIDGIAFQTNILALNAAVEAARAGEQGRGFAVVATEVRNLAQRSAAAAREIKGLIADSGDKVAAGSMLVAQAGATMEEIVDSVRRVTDIMGEISAASQEQSAGIEQVNGAVAQMDEGTQQNAALVEETAAASQAMQEQAARLAQAVAVFRIDAGQGGEARKPVAQPSAARRPAVAGPAAAAC, from the coding sequence GTGAAATTAGCAGACCTGAGTATTGGAAAACGCCTGGCGCTGGGCTTCGGCATCGTCGCCTTCATGCTGGTCCTGATCAGCGCCCTTGGCAATGCCTCCATCCTGCGCCTGAACAACGGCACCCGCGACATCGTGGAACACCGCTTGCCGGCGATCGAAATGAGCAACCGGGTCGAGACCCAGATCAGCACCATCGCCATCGCCATGCGCAATATGCTGCTCAACGCCGATCCGGCCGACCGCCGCCAGCAGGCTGCGATCATCGACGCCGCACGCGTGGCGCTGGGCACGACCCTGTCCGAGATCGAACCGACCCTGATGGCGCATCCGGAATCGATCGGCATCCTGCGCCGCATGGAAGCGGCCAGCGCCAGCTACCTCGCCGGCGTCGATGGCCTGGTGCGGCTGCTCGACGCCGGCCAGGACGAGCAGGCCAGGGCCTATCTGCTCGACGAGCTGCGCCCGCGCCTGGGCATTCTGAAAGAGGCGACCGGCGCCGAGCTGGCGCTGCAGAAGGCGTTCAGCGAAGCGGCGGCGCGCGACGCGGCCGCGACCTATGCCAGCACCATCCGCCAGACCTGGGGCCTGGGCCTGCTGGCGCTGGCGTTGGCGGCGGCGATCGCGATCTGGATCACGCGCTCGATCACCCGCCCGGTGGCGCGCGCGCTCGAAGTCGCCAATACCGTGGCGGCGGGCGATCTCACCAGCCGCATCGAGGTCACGGCCCGCGACGAGACGGGCCAGCTGCTGCAGGCCCTCAAGACCATGAACGCCAGCCTGGCGCGCACCGTGGGCGCCGTGCGCTCGGGCACCGACGCCATCGCGGTGGCCGCCGGCCAGGTCGCCGCGGGCAGCCAGGACCTCTCCAGCCGCACCGAGCAGCAGGCCGGCGCGCTGGAAGAAACCGCGTCGTCGATGGAAGAGTTGACTTCGACCGTCAGGCAGAACGCCGACAATGCGCGCCAGGCCACCGTGCTGGCCGCGTCGGCGTCCGGCGTGGCAGCGCGCGGCGGCGACGTGATCCACCAGGTGGTCGACACCATGGACGCGATCCAGGCGTCGTCCAGCAAGATCGGCGACATCATCGGCGTGATCGACGGCATCGCTTTCCAGACCAATATCCTGGCGCTGAATGCGGCGGTCGAGGCGGCGCGCGCCGGCGAGCAGGGCAGGGGCTTCGCGGTGGTGGCGACCGAGGTGCGCAACCTGGCCCAGCGCTCGGCGGCCGCGGCGCGCGAAATCAAGGGGCTGATCGCCGATTCGGGCGACAAGGTGGCCGCTGGCAGCATGCTGGTGGCGCAGGCCGGCGCCACGATGGAAGAGATCGTCGACAGCGTGCGCCGCGTGACCGATATCATGGGCGAGATCAGCGCTGCCAGCCAGGAGCAGAGCGCCGGCATCGAGCAGGTCAACGGCGCGGTGGCGCAGATGGACGAAGGCACGCAGCAGAACGCGGCCCTGGTCGAGGAAACCGCCGCCGCTTCGCAGGCGATGCAGGAGCAGGCGGCCAGGCTGGCGCAGGCGGTGGCGGTGTTCCGGATCGATGCCGGCCAGGGCGGCGAGGCGCGCAAGCCGGTCGCGCAGCCGTCAGCGGCGAGGCGCCCAGCGGTCGCCGGTCCCGCCGCGGCGGCGTGCTAG
- a CDS encoding ATP-binding protein — MTRRPLRAYLLWLVLATLLPGVVGASLLFIHQYEKSRSQFERNTMHTVRALVHTVDSKLLHAQAIAQTLSTLDTLATGDFARVYRQAREALALAGPGMTAVLRDHTGRQLFNTSVPYGVALPDDRSAQLDMVIASGRPSVSNLFISRVTQQPTASIDVPVFVDGRISHVLSIRIRPDYFKDMLTPKSVPEGARASVFDRSGVIFARNMNHEQFVGRRVTAPLYNAMQVAREGVTRSISQEGTELRTFYSRSEQSGWSVGVGVPRAALNQALFEPLLLLVGGIALLFGAGLLLAWQIGGRLASSVQALTMPAVALGKGETPPRFTQVHVKEAAEVAEAIGAASTLLGERAQALAVKEAELRDAHRMARFGTWHLVLATGAVETSESVPFIYGREVQPFAQQRGTLLPEESWARVDALLRELERDGGNGRLQMQVLHAEGHRIWVDVHCEAVHDADGRVTAIRGTIQDVTDRVNAEEGLREADRRKNEFLAMLAHELRNPLAPIASGAQLLGQDKLDPARTRQISAIIARQARHMAGLVDDLLDVSRVTRGLVALSKTRIDINEVVLEALEQVQEGLQQKRHRLETALLPAPACVMGDRKRLVQVVGNVLHNAVKFTPAGGRVKVALELGEKELRVVVQDNGIGMLPHELERAFEMFVQGERTPDRTQGGLGIGLALVRSLVQLHGGNVRMESPGQGLGSTLTITLPRCADQGAQRDADGLAKAAVERRLKVMVVDDNVDAAEVLAMYVGAAGHEVAVEHDPFAALERAAAFAPDACLLDIGLPGMDGHELARRLRALPATAQALLVAVTGYGQAQDREASSRAGFDHHLVKPVDMGELERILAAARA, encoded by the coding sequence ATGACCCGCAGACCGCTCCGGGCCTACCTGCTCTGGCTCGTCCTGGCGACCCTGCTGCCGGGCGTGGTCGGCGCCTCGCTATTGTTCATCCACCAATACGAGAAAAGCCGCTCCCAGTTCGAGCGCAACACCATGCACACGGTGCGCGCACTGGTGCATACGGTCGACAGCAAGCTGCTGCACGCGCAGGCGATCGCCCAGACCCTGTCGACGCTCGACACGCTGGCGACGGGCGACTTCGCCCGTGTCTACCGCCAGGCGCGCGAGGCGCTGGCCCTGGCCGGTCCCGGCATGACCGCCGTGTTGCGCGACCACACCGGCAGGCAACTGTTCAATACCAGCGTGCCTTATGGCGTGGCGCTGCCGGACGACCGCTCGGCGCAGCTCGACATGGTGATCGCCAGCGGACGGCCTTCGGTGTCGAACCTGTTCATCAGCCGCGTCACGCAACAGCCGACCGCCAGCATCGACGTGCCCGTGTTCGTCGATGGCCGCATCAGCCACGTCCTCAGCATCCGGATCCGGCCCGACTATTTCAAGGACATGCTGACGCCGAAGTCGGTGCCCGAGGGCGCACGCGCCTCGGTGTTCGACCGCAGCGGCGTCATCTTCGCGCGAAATATGAACCACGAGCAGTTCGTCGGACGCCGCGTCACCGCACCCCTGTACAACGCCATGCAGGTGGCGCGCGAGGGCGTGACGCGCTCGATCTCCCAGGAGGGGACGGAACTCCGGACCTTCTACTCGCGCTCGGAACAGAGCGGCTGGTCGGTCGGCGTGGGCGTGCCGCGGGCAGCGCTGAACCAGGCGCTGTTCGAACCGCTCCTGCTGCTGGTCGGCGGCATCGCCCTGCTGTTCGGGGCCGGCCTGCTGCTGGCCTGGCAGATCGGCGGCCGGCTCGCAAGCTCGGTCCAGGCCCTGACCATGCCCGCGGTGGCGCTCGGCAAGGGCGAGACCCCGCCGCGCTTCACGCAGGTGCACGTCAAGGAGGCGGCCGAGGTGGCCGAGGCGATCGGCGCCGCCTCTACCCTGCTGGGCGAGCGCGCCCAGGCGCTGGCGGTCAAGGAAGCGGAGCTGCGCGACGCGCACCGCATGGCGCGCTTCGGCACCTGGCATCTGGTGCTGGCCACCGGCGCGGTCGAGACCTCCGAGTCGGTGCCCTTCATCTACGGCCGCGAGGTGCAGCCGTTCGCCCAGCAGCGCGGCACCCTGCTGCCGGAAGAATCCTGGGCGCGCGTCGACGCGCTGCTGCGCGAGCTGGAACGCGATGGCGGCAACGGCCGCCTGCAGATGCAGGTGCTGCACGCCGAAGGCCACCGGATCTGGGTCGACGTGCACTGCGAAGCGGTGCACGATGCCGATGGGAGGGTGACGGCGATCCGGGGCACGATCCAGGACGTCACCGACCGCGTCAACGCCGAGGAGGGCTTGCGCGAGGCCGACCGGCGCAAGAACGAATTCCTGGCCATGCTGGCGCACGAACTTCGCAATCCGCTGGCGCCGATCGCATCCGGAGCGCAGCTGCTGGGCCAGGACAAGCTGGACCCGGCGCGCACGCGCCAGATCAGCGCCATCATCGCGCGCCAGGCGCGCCACATGGCCGGCCTGGTGGACGACCTGCTGGACGTGTCGCGCGTGACGCGCGGCCTGGTCGCGCTGTCGAAGACCCGGATCGACATCAACGAAGTCGTGCTGGAAGCGCTGGAACAGGTGCAGGAGGGACTGCAGCAGAAACGCCACCGGCTGGAAACCGCCCTGCTGCCGGCGCCGGCCTGCGTGATGGGCGACCGCAAGCGCCTGGTGCAGGTGGTGGGCAATGTGCTGCACAACGCGGTCAAGTTCACTCCCGCCGGCGGCAGGGTGAAAGTGGCGCTGGAACTCGGCGAGAAAGAATTGCGCGTGGTCGTCCAGGACAATGGCATCGGCATGCTGCCGCACGAGCTAGAACGCGCCTTCGAGATGTTCGTGCAGGGCGAGCGCACTCCGGACCGCACCCAGGGAGGCCTGGGCATCGGGCTGGCGCTCGTGCGCAGCCTGGTGCAGCTGCACGGGGGCAACGTGCGGATGGAGAGCCCCGGCCAGGGCCTGGGCAGCACCTTGACGATCACCCTACCGCGCTGCGCGGACCAGGGCGCGCAGCGCGACGCGGACGGCCTCGCGAAGGCGGCGGTGGAGCGGCGATTGAAGGTGATGGTGGTGGACGACAACGTCGACGCGGCCGAGGTGCTGGCGATGTACGTCGGCGCAGCCGGTCACGAGGTGGCAGTCGAGCACGACCCGTTCGCGGCGCTGGAACGCGCCGCGGCGTTCGCACCCGACGCCTGCCTGCTCGACATCGGCCTGCCCGGCATGGACGGCCACGAACTGGCGCGCCGCCTGCGCGCCCTGCCCGCCACCGCGCAGGCGCTGCTGGTGGCGGTGACTGGCTACGGCCAGGCCCAGGACCGCGAGGCCAGCAGCCGCGCCGGCTTCGACCATCACCTGGTGAAGCCGGTCGACATGGGCGAGCTGGAGCGGATCCTGGCTGCGGCCAGGGCCTGA